The nucleotide window ACGGTTTCTCGAAATGTTGCCGAAGCTTCATCTCGCGAAAAACGCCCTCACGCTGCAGTTTCTTTTTCAGGGCACGAAGCGCCTGATCGACATTGTTGTCGCGAACACTGACCTGCATGTGGTTGTCACCACCTTTCTAGGTTAAAGTTGCATAATTTGCAGGAAGTGGCCGTATAGCAAAGCCGTTCTAGTTTGTCTAGGCGCAGACGCGCGACACGGACGCAGCACGAAAAGGAGCCCCGGAATGAGTGATCCCGACGTGAAAACGCAGCTGTTGGAGGCGGCGAAACCGCATGTGGCCTTTGACGGGTGGAGCGAGGCCACGTTCCGCGCCGCGGTGGAGGATGCGGGGCTTTCCATGGGCGTGGCCAAGGCCGCCTGCCCGCGGGGCGCGGTGGATTTGGCGCTCGCCTTTCACGAGGAAGGCGACGCGGCCATGCTGGCGCGGATGGAACAGGAGGACCTGAGCCAGATGTGGTACAGCGCGCGGGTCGCGGCCGCCGTGCGCTTTCGGCTGGAGGCGGTCGAGGACAAGGAACTGGTGCGCCGGGGGGTGACGCTGTTTGCGCTGCCGCATCACGCGGTGGACGGGGCCAGGGCGATCTGGGGCACCTGCGACAGGATCTGGGAGGCGCTGGGCGATACCTCGGACGACGTGAACTGGTACACCAAGCGCGCGACCCTGTCGGGGGTTTATTCGTCCACGGTGCTTTATTGGCTGGGCGACGAGAGCGAGGGCCACGCCCGGACCTGGGATTTCCTGGACCGGCGGATCGAGGACGTGATGCAGATCGAGAAGGTCAAGGCGAAGGCGCGGGAGAACCGGGTCGTGAGCGGGTTGATGGCGGGACCGCTGGCGGTATTGTCGAAGATCCGCAAGCCCGCG belongs to Roseovarius sp. THAF27 and includes:
- a CDS encoding COQ9 family protein — translated: MSDPDVKTQLLEAAKPHVAFDGWSEATFRAAVEDAGLSMGVAKAACPRGAVDLALAFHEEGDAAMLARMEQEDLSQMWYSARVAAAVRFRLEAVEDKELVRRGVTLFALPHHAVDGARAIWGTCDRIWEALGDTSDDVNWYTKRATLSGVYSSTVLYWLGDESEGHARTWDFLDRRIEDVMQIEKVKAKARENRVVSGLMAGPLAVLSKIRKPAPGRTGGLPGRWTR
- the rpsU gene encoding 30S ribosomal protein S21, whose protein sequence is MQVSVRDNNVDQALRALKKKLQREGVFREMKLRQHFEKPSEKKAREKAEAIRRARKLARKKAQREGLL